GTCTTCTTTCCAAGTAGTCCATAAGTGCCTGCTGCTGTGCCCCAACCAGGCCAAAGAGAAGAAGGACGAGGAGCTGTAAGGCTCTCATCTTGAAGAGCGGAGGTGATTGCCTCGAAACAGTAagtgtgttagtatgtgtgccCTCATGCAGAGGCACTGACTTTGCTGGAATGTTTTGAGAAAGAGTGTAGCAAGAGGAGGAGCTAAACACATCTGGAGCGCCTCTTCGCTTTCTTTCTCCGGAGAGTTGGATCTCCTTTTTTCTGGTCAAGCATAGAACTAAAACACAATATTCATTTTACATAACataaatatatctttttttaattttcttcaAGCACGCTTTGTTGAGTTTCCTCCAGTCCATGACAATAAATAATGGTCATTGGGTTTGCAAATAATAAACGAGTAAAATGTGCCAAAGGTCAACTAGAGAATAAATACAGTTTGAAAAATATCCCAGTGGCGATACAGAAAGATTTTACTGATGTCTTgcccttttgttttctttccatCTTCATTTTCTGTGAAAAACTGCACAGCACACATTCATTATGTTGCATAACATTAGATAATTTCCTGACACAGAGTCATTTTTCAGTCTAGTCTAAACCGTGGAGTGCTTAGCTGCCGGCACTTTCTTCAGTGTGGGGCAAACCAAATACGTGTTGCTCTTCACAGTGATCAGTCAATGTGCTGGAACGTGTTGAAACAATCCTGCATCTTTTGTTTGTGGCTCTGTTATTGTTTGGGTGTAATACTGGGTGCAAATTGGAAGAAAATGAGAGACTTTTTGGATAAACGGATAATCTTATAGATTTGGTAAGTCTAGGTTTTGAAAAAAATGCTTATAATTGAATTTCAGTAATGTTGAATGGTCAAAATTATGCCATAAActaaaaaattgttttatatatatatatataatctttttattcttaaaaataatatttaaaagaatgtttaaaaaatatataaaataaaacagatgatATCCACCAGGAGGCACTACAGCATAATATCAGTACAAATATCTTGTTAGAAGGTGTGTAGTATTGCTTAaaacaggggttcccaaacttttcagcccacaacccccaaaataacagtgccagtgactcgagacccccactatcctcggaggtggttatACAAAAGTGCACATGCACTTATAGGTCTATCCAAACACgtgcataatgacaacacaaaagaatacaGTCTAACATAGTAGTATTTATAGtaatttactcattattttacttGTTGGTATTAaccatgaactattactacagaaggtcaaatttcatcaaactgattcgagtgctgatggatgtcctCTTTATGCAAACGCCGGCCTCATTTCGTACCTGAGGTCAATGGCCTTTTTGTCTGCGATGCTTCTCCGCCCTCCTTTGCTGGCCTCCCTGTGTTGTCTTTGGTCGTTATTAACtaacgtttcatttcgacaaatacaaatatcctaaacttaatcgctgaaaaataatctgcgtgcacaAATTGACTTGCTGTAATGCGGTTGCTAATGCcgttaatgtgacgtaatcacctcaggggttGCGATCGAGGGGAAGGAAATTCgaaaggctgatggctttttatttgtatggttttattttaaacttaactaatatttttatattttgttacacttattgataaaatacgctatttctaataataaaaaaattgatttcTGGAAACATCTTGCACCATTGTGGCCTTGCGGCCCTCCCGGGGGTCACGACCCCTACTTTGGGAATCCCTGGCTTAAAACAAGTCACTGCCTACTTAATCTAGAAACCACACTGTTGTTAGAATGTTGTTGGATCATAACAAACAGTTTGAGAGCCCTCAACTCCACCCTCCTCTGAACCCCAATTCAAACCACTTCTGGGACATTTAaccatttactgccattgtTCAGTACTGTCCcatgaaataatgtttttaacaatTCCTGTGTTCAATATGCATGTGCAATACTCtcttttttaagaaatgtgttACTTTTGTGCAATATTGTGCACGCAATACTCTTACCAGAAGCTTTAACATTCTCACTGCTACACAAATTCAGCAGGAAACAACAATGTTCACATATACATACACCACAGCCCACCACATGTCCTCATTTGTTTTGCCCGTATGTCattttgcactgtttgcctgAACTGTAAGTCTCCCTGTACAACTGAACTAGCCTATTGTAACATTCCTGTTAACCCAATGCATATGcttaacatatatttatttaaggtTTTGTATAGTTAATTAAAAGATTAATTAAAAGTTTACAGTTTGGATTTACTTAGACTCTTAAGGGCTCGGCATACTACAatcgaaatcgaaaaacgaccgtctgtgacctgattttgaactaaatctggtccaaacgacaattcatTTCACTAGGTcgccgcagcaaaccaaacagaactctccgggaaagtttgtgttggccggtaaacaccctcgagccaccattggtccatggccattacgtaataggtggctGTGTTATGTAGCGCCGCCCGGTCTGTGGGAAATAACGCGTCATTTTATTTAGCTGAGTTGAGGTCAGATAAGGctacataaaaaatgataacaTTTGAGGAGCATGAATGCTTTTGAATGTCACGTTGCAGACAtctttgttgtttgtgtggccacgtgcgcagaggcatacgtcatgtaaaccccgcctccagaaacaaaggggtgttggattgttcgaaaacactataccgtctctcaacgttttcgagcttcgttttaccccaaaacgcagaacgaaagtgcaattcgcctggactatgctgagccctttagtCTAAAAAAGTGATCAAAAGAAAATCTGTAAACTCGTTGCTTAAATGTTGAAATGCATGCTGTATACTTGAAAAATACATAGGCCTAACTGAACTTGTCCTCATCGTGAGGTCATCATGCTAATCTGCCAAacactttcatgtcattttagtcattttagaatttctttcttctgcagattaTGAAAAACTttttggtaactaaacaacactgcCTCCTATTGCTGTCATTGTATGAAGACAAAACCACTTTTctccatttctcaaagtattttcttttgtgttcaacagaagaatgAGTCATACTACAGGtattgaaccacatgagggtaaataaatgatgaaagaatttttattgttGGGTGAACCCTTTAAATTACAGATTTAGATCTGATATTAAACAATTGAAGTATAATATAatcttaaattatatataaccTATCAAGTGCCCTCATCATCGTCAACTAGTTAACTAGTTAGGATTTTAACAATTTTAAACAACAGTATAAATGTCTCAGCCATCATTGCATTTGTCATTGGCAGCTATATATAAGAACCCCACTCTGACCTGCCCCTAATCCCACTCCTCATTCTAACCTTATATAGTGTGTATAGATCTCATCAGCTTTGAGGCCCCTTACAGGTGTCTGCAATCGGTACAGGCCGATGTTTCCCTCTCATCCTGATAGCTATCACTCTGTGGACTCTATTTCTGCCTCTTATTTGAATGACATCATTTGTTTTCCACTCAAATctctaatatacagtatacaattaCTCCGTAGTTACATTGAGGGacaaaatgagaaacaaaattTGCAAGATATGCATATTAAAGcttaatatttataaaagacaTGATGAAATGCAGCCCCGTATGAAACAGAGAACAAATTGGACAGGTTGGCTTATATGATGTGCCTACACTACAAATAATCAATGTAACACCACAAGCCAGTAGAGGGATCAGACCAACAGGTACGCGTAGTCAGCATGTTAGTGGATGCAGATGATCTGGTGCTGCCGTCACCCACAAAAGAGGGTCAGACTACAGCAACATCTAGACACCCTGCACACTTTCTGTCAAACATGGGCCCTATCAGTTAACCTTAAAAAGACTAAAATCATGATATTCCAAAAAAGGCCCAGTCGCCAAAACCAACATCACAGTTTCAAACTAAACAACATGCCCTTAGAACACACCCAAAACTACACATATCTTGGTATAAACATTAGTGAGAAACAAGGCACGAAGAGCCTTTTACACCATCAAAAAGAATATCAAAATTTACATCCCAACTGAAATCTGTCTGAAAACAATCCAATCAATTATAGAACCAATCGCGCTGTATGGATGTGAGGTTTGGGGCCCTCTCACCAACCAAGAGTTCACCAAATGAGACAAACACCCAATAGAGACTCTGCAAACAgaaatgtgtaaaaacattctACGGGTACAGCGAAAAACTCCAAACAACGCCTGCAGAGCAGAATTAGgactatatcctctaatatttaaaatacaaaaaaagagctATTAAATTCTACACTCAACAGAGACACTCCATCAAAAAGCGAGCCCAGAAGTCTCGTCCTTGTTTTATAAAGATTGCGACTGAGGTCCAATGAGTTTTCTGTACGGATGGGACAAAAACACATCTTTAttattactgtatgtatttgcaCGTGCAATaacataatacatttataaGAAATTCATACGTGCAATATAATAGAGAGTGGTGGAATAAGACCTGGGTGACCACTCTTCCGCCTTGCGTTGTACCTGtctgttggtttttagttgtcaaATTAAGAAAATATGCACAAGTTCTTTTATCCGACAAGCACACGAGCTGCTTATTCTTTTTGCGCAGTTTGTTTCACGctacaacagcagcagcagcacgcCTAATGTTTTAATCCCGACTTTTATCCAATGTCTGAGAAGACAGCGGTGAATTCGGTCATCAAGAGGCTGTGACGGCTGTCAATCAAACTTTAGCTCCCTCCCATGTCATAAACTTGCAAGTAAAGTGAAAGCTGATTAAAAAGTTCAGACAAAAGTaagtaacatttaaaaacaactacGATGAACAATTATTCTTTGTTTACAATATAGAATAGGATATTGTATTCCTTTAGTGTGATTTAGTATAGAGTGAACATTTGCTTAATTTGGATTTATGACTATTTAGTATGGTTTTGGTTTAAGATAAAGCCTGCAATTGAAATTGTTTCATGTTGTATAGTATTTTTTTGTGCCTTATTTATGTTGTAGTTGGATTGGACTAAATTACACattatttttatactgcatttcacTGTCTATATGGTGAGCAGTTATGGTGTCAGTGGTTtgtatggtgtgcatatagtactatgtatatgtatttgtttgtgtgacagtattttctttttcctgTTCTTGGTGTCTTGCTTTTGTTGGTGAGATGCACTTCTAGGTGTTCGAATTGCTATCAATGTATAAATTTTAATCTAACTTTCAGATTTTCAGGTCATTTATTTTCCCAGACTCGGTATGCTGAGGAAGAGATCCTAAAAAAACAACTTGAGAAATGTTctgtttattgtggttatgaTTCATTTCTATACTTTCTGTCCCGTTCTACTCACTATCTTCAGATTTCAAAAGTTCCCTGATAAATAGAAGTCTATTGAtttatttcagaaaatgaaTATTGTGATGCACAAAAAGCCTACAGTGCATGGATGAATTAGGTTAAGGCAAATTACTGTGAGTTCCTCTTACAAAAACGTTTCTTTCTTTGGGTGTTTTTTACTTGAAAAatagaaatggtttaaatctgaCTATGAACTTCTGAAGAAGTGATAAGATCTCTGTTTATTACTGAAGTGagtatgttttaatgttaaatactttCTTTTATCCTGTCGTATTAACTATGATTCTGTAAGATATTTTCCCAGAgaacttttaaaatatttttgaaattaaagagtttatttaaaaaaatcccaaatcatgtttttatgatgttatcatattttattgttttagatgtattttttcattattactTAAACAAACAACCCTGTTTTTGAACTCTTGAGTGAACTCTTCAGTTAGGTTTTGGggattaatatataaaatccTTTGCTGATTTTTTAAGATGTTGGATTGTTTTCCCATATTATTGTTAAATTCTTGATTGCATCAACAttaactaaacaacatttacTTAGTTTGCTTGTGTATAGAGCTTATTGTTCATAAAGTATAGCAGTTCACAACCACTTAatcctttttaaaatatatttattcgtTCAATCGCAAaatcaaacacaataaaaatgctTTGATGTTTCATTCCACGGTTGATATTTTATACACATCGGTTTGGTAAATGTAACCAAGAATTTTCTAGGTTAATTTGACCCAAAAGTTGTGTTTGTCCATATATTAGCTAACCAATGGGTTCAAACAACTCAGCGTTTTTAAAATGGAATGTTCTTCCGTCAGAATGCCATTTGATGTCATTTAATTCAGTCATTAGCATCTTGAGCCAACTTCTCTAACCACTACGTAACTGCCTCTAAACCAAATGAGTCATAAACAGTAGGCTATCATTACCCGAACCACATCAAAAACAAGACCCTGCGTAAACAACCTCattaaaaaacaactagtaaaTCTACAACCCTATGTGCATTGTAAGTTTCATGCCAACAAATATCTTAAGTATGTAACTTACGGTCTCCTCAAATATTTTACTGCAACGGTTGTGTTAGTACATAAATCCAATGGCATGGTAATAATGTAGCTCACCCACGTAACACTTTGGTTCACAAGATATTTAGTCATAGTAATAAACTAAACTTTTTCTTTTGAATGTCGTGTCTGGGACTCACTGTCCTGTTAActgtttctgtgttcatttATCTGCCTTACGTGATCATTCTGATTGTGGCTTTTTGTATGgcagaaaatgttaaaaatatagcAAGTGCTACACATTTCTATTTCAATCGCTTGCATGAGCACAAGTGTTTTAACGAGTTTTGAAAAATATGTGGTGCTCCTGTAAAGCTACACCATGAAACCACAGCAAATCGCAGAACTTCTCGAACACAGGCTGCACACTGTCTAGTTGTTTAGCCTTCTGCGAAATACGTTTCCTACCAACAGACTGATGTCAATAAACTAATTCtcacttcatttttttaagatgCTTACAATGTGTATTTTGGTCTTTTGTGTTATACTGGAAGTGACTGTATTGACTTGATAAATATCTGTACTGTATTACTGTCTGGTGAGAAAACTACTTTAAGAGGTTTTAATAACGTACCCCTACACACATTTGTATTCAAAGTAAACAGAAATCCCCCAAAAAACAGGTATTTGCAgaatgtttactttagtaaaaccTATTTGGTTCAAAATCATACTGATATGGGAATAAAAACAGCATCCTAATTATTCTGAAGATTTTAAATCTGAGAAATCTCTTGTCTTTGTGATATAATTGGAAATGGAAGGAAAtagaacaagagagagagaacctgTTTTTGCAGTTTGTGGTTTCTAAGCATGCGATAGGCTAGGTTTTGCTGTACTATGCCCATCATTTGCGCACAGATGGCAAGCAACACAGAGATGGCACTCTTTGATGTTACAGTGAGCTCTGCAGACGATTACACCTTCCATGATCATGATATTGCAATGAACTCAACAGAAATCTACGACTACGTTGATCCCTTCGAAAACGACCCGCTGCCCTTGTCCCATATCTACATTCCTGTGCTGTACTTCATCATGTTCTTCGCTGGCTTCACTGGGAATCTCTTTGTCATTTTGGTCATAGGCTACCGCCGCAAGCATAACGGACGTCTTGTGGACACTTTTGTACTGAACCTGGCATTCGCTGATCTTGTATTTGTCCTGAACTTGCCGCTGTGGGCCGTCTCCGCAAGCCATCATTTTGAGTGGCCCTTTGGAGAAGCCATGTGCAAGATCAGCAGCTTCATCATCGCTGTCAATCGCTTTTCCAACATCATCTTTCTCACGTGCATGAGCGTGGATCGCTATCTGGCTGTCGTGCGGTTAATGGACTCGCAATTCCTCAGAAGTAGCTACTGTGTGCAGATCACCTGTGGCATCGTGTGGATCATTTCTTTTCTCCTGGGAATACCATCTTTGGTATACCGTAAAATGATGGACGATCGGCTGTGTTCGGAGGATTCAACGTCCTCTTTTGTGCAAGGAATGAACCTTCTCACCATAATTCTAACGTTCCTGCTACCTGTTGTGATTCTGGGCCTTTGTTATGGGTCAATTCTGGTAAACCTGCGGCGTCACTGTCAGTCTGCCGCAAACTCGCGTGCAGGAGCCAGACGACGCCACTCCCTCAAGATCGTGTTCACTATCATTTCAGCCTTTCTGATCTCTTGGCTTCCATTCAATGTGTTTAAGAGTATCCACGTTTTTTTACTGATAAGCGCAGGAGAGGTTAGTGAGGATGTTAGAGTCCTCTTATATAATGGAATCACATTGTCCTGCTGTCTGGCATTTCTCAACAGCTGTGTAAATCCAGCCATCTACTTGTTCCTGGATCAGCATTTCAAGCACAGAGCTTACGTACTGTGTCTGACTTGCCTGGGTCAAGGTGATACGCATCAAAGCTATATCTCCTCAAATTCTTTCTCTAATGGCACCACTGAGAGTTACTCTAGAAATACATCTACCCGTGGACGCCTTTTCTCACTTACTCAAAAGAACTgaactttaatttttttttgatGCTCTGCTTTCTTTATCGATCAACTATTGAAACCGAGACATATTTAACAAGCTTTCACTTCTAAGCAAATTTGCAGTGGCAACATTAAGCAATGcattaaataatcaaaaataatattgcatatattacagcatttatttttatgtactttttatgtttttaacaatatttttatacaatggtatatttctacttttttaaataatgggTCATATATTTGGGAAACTGACTTGTTACTCAAATTGCTTGCAAATTGTTTAAAGCAGTGTATGCACATAGTTTTTGATAATTTGGTCTTCAGTAATTTAGAAGACTCCAGTAATCTAAAACgttgttgtttaaaaatgtagtaaaatTTAGTGCAGTATAGGTTTATACTTCACCAGAATAAACTTCagacaatattttaaataaacagcttttcttttgtattaaaaagtattcaaaCCAAGTCTCTTTTAATTTTCTTTGGGTcatttattgacattttttgtaaaattatttttaaacacattttatcagttattataaAAAGACTTCATAGCAAATACTGTATGCCTACCGTTCATTTGTGCTTCTTATAATTCAGCGTGCTTCACAGATCATTCATGGTCACACTTGTCACTGCATATGTGCATAGCACTTTTGGAAAGTGATCATTTGACAAGCCTTTCATTTAATTTTGGAGACATTTTCTCATGAGAAACTGTGTGGGCTGCTATGAGATTTGAAAGTTCAATGGTTCACACTTGGTTGCATGGGCATCGTAGTTCCCCTTTGAAAGACTCATGTGTCTTTCAGAAGATGTGTCAGAAGTTATACGCAGGTCACACAACTCTCATCTTTAGTTTGGGCAGCACTGAAAAATTTGTGCTACTTATCTTTATCTGACATTGCTGTAAAACACAATCCTGCCATTTGCGAAGGTTTGCTGCTGTGTGGCAAAGACAATGACCTGAAAGACACAGtctaaaagttattttaaaaaatctttcagAAACCAAATTACACAGCACTCTGGAATACTTAATTCTGACACGGTCACAATCTTGTCTAATCTaaatcatttcaatttttttaatttctagtttacattttctttcaaattTTCTTAGTGTCTATTTCTAGGTTGCAGTTTCACAGAGCACTGCAcggtaatttaattttaaataaataaattttaacttttaaaaagtttttatttagttaattgCTGTGGAGTGGCAGGATGTAGACCAGAcagtaaatacagaaaaataaactGGCATGACACCTGTCTGGGTGTTGTGGGTGTAGCACAAAACTTAATAGATTTATTTTGCGATAATGATTGCTGACACTGTCTTAAGTTGATAACTCAACATATCACGCAAGCAAGTGCCAACGTCTGTGCAATTGAGTGGGATGTTTCTAAAAGTTCAATCGTTCAATGTTGCTTAGGTATGGCACATTTGTGTGAAAATAAATCATGATTTAGGTTTTTGGTTAGGCCTACTGCTTCCATAGCATGAGCATCAGCATCAACAGCATCGTGCCGGTTCAAAGacaatattctttttttctctttcgtGTCTTTGCTTGTCTTACAACGGCCTTTACCCACCATGTCCAACCACAGTTTTACCCTGCTGAGAATGGTAACTGTAGAAGCATTCTCATGCACAAGCTTTTGCTTTCATTGTGAGTAATTTCTCATTCCTCGTTTTCACTGCCCACATATCTGAGAATAGGAGTAGAACTGAAAGGCTGGCACAAGATTAAAATCTGCATCtgaattgatgtctgtctgctTATTTTATTGTTGTCTATATTTGTCTGCATAGGtgactttatgtatttattaaaattagcATTGTAGTATTACTTAACTGTGTCAAAACGTGTGACAAATGTGGGATAGTGCAAATGAGTCACCAGATAAGATCATATTCACTTTTTCGCACCATTATGATCAATAATACTTTGTGGTTTTTGTCAAGATGAAGGCCTTAATTCGTCGACATAAACTCTGTGTAACTCTAATATTCACACATTTTTTACTAATTTTCACACCTCTGGTTTTGTGGATAATGTGTGGAAAAGTCACACCTATTGTATAAGGTTATTGTTTAAAACATATGTAACAGATTTGATATATAACTAAATTTTTTCTAAAGTatcatttgtttgtaaaacaaatataaatgtgttaataaataattgtattaataaataaataaattgtttttagaTTCCAGATTCTATGAAGAATAAAAATTAAAGTGTAGTGGCCTAATGTATCCATTTTCACAAGATTTACCAAATTCTATGTTGAtaatctgtaaatatttatgatAGTCAACGAATGCTGAATGCATTACTCTCCATCCAATAGTTTGAGCTGTAAACTAACAAGTAATgttttgtctccccctttggtCTTTATTTTGAATACCTCCGTCATTTCTCAGTGTAAAACCTTACATTACTACTGATTTATACCCAAGCCATGGACAAACCATTTTACtatttgggtagttgacgaataaaccgtagatgtgtcctatggtgtgacagcaaatttagaaaaatataacaatgaagataaatttatcatatgctattttatattattaatattatacaaaatagcataagagaaaTTGATCAtcattatgatttatttttctaaatgtttgctgtcacaccacacatctacggtttatttgtcaactaccctaAAAATGGTTTGTCCAttctattaataatataaaatatataatcaacgctttaattttttaataattaaatttaatataaaacatgaataattAACACTTTAACAACTCTATTTTTTAACGGTacaatttattgtatatttgtcAGCCGTATTCAGATAATAGGTctctaataaaaaacatttgttaattACATTTATCTGGAACCTAGACCCACCTGGATAAACACAGATGTACCCCATTTTGAGTCCCACGTCACAGTTTatgctgtaaaaatgaactCTTTTGTGTTGAATCAATGTTTCTCATTTAGGTTTGAGCAGAAACTTTAGCTGCTTGCTGCTGACCTCTAGCGGTAAGCGTTTGAACACACGATGCGTGTTGCTCAGAATGGATTATTTATAAATCTGCATAGAAAGTTATGGATCCCGTTGTTATCAGTTATAGATGTTct
This portion of the Triplophysa rosa linkage group LG20, Trosa_1v2, whole genome shotgun sequence genome encodes:
- the gpr25 gene encoding probable G-protein coupled receptor 25, with protein sequence MASNTEMALFDVTVSSADDYTFHDHDIAMNSTEIYDYVDPFENDPLPLSHIYIPVLYFIMFFAGFTGNLFVILVIGYRRKHNGRLVDTFVLNLAFADLVFVLNLPLWAVSASHHFEWPFGEAMCKISSFIIAVNRFSNIIFLTCMSVDRYLAVVRLMDSQFLRSSYCVQITCGIVWIISFLLGIPSLVYRKMMDDRLCSEDSTSSFVQGMNLLTIILTFLLPVVILGLCYGSILVNLRRHCQSAANSRAGARRRHSLKIVFTIISAFLISWLPFNVFKSIHVFLLISAGEVSEDVRVLLYNGITLSCCLAFLNSCVNPAIYLFLDQHFKHRAYVLCLTCLGQGDTHQSYISSNSFSNGTTESYSRNTSTRGRLFSLTQKN